The following coding sequences are from one bacterium SCSIO 12741 window:
- a CDS encoding T9SS type A sorting domain-containing protein, producing the protein MKRIMKEVMDKIPTIKILILSLFMLAGHQGFSAVCNISGWVKQSGQIKINHAVYFTGQNVDTVVYTDNAGNYSLTFQAYNDFESFDVYTIDCIRDTVTRSFEYQNGITNYTKNFDLCPSGNRVYISGTVLNNGSPAEGVVVSFYVNQTYKLIGNAITAKDGTYSQTFNTGIHKSGVIFSKLTDCYGSIVMQNWLFETRDSIQIDYESCRTDPFPFIGGRILNDGLPVYANEVDVHLFRYQASTQSLVWEASQPVGHGGSYLFSIRESGSFLVKAIPASAQHRLLPEYYGDVNYWDEAQIIKINGNPEPELDIHLDEFHPLNGTSSIRGVINYYPIQQSGSPMSEVPVLLLNSMKEPMAFSKSNSDGQFEFDGLTSGQYYLVYDQVGIPYHPYPVYIAKSGMHLTGVEMVVTPLGSGLSGALSTEAEEQKEFNIRVYPNPTQGKLRVLLQGAGTVEGELVAMNGQVKMIVDSFTGVQMELDLTTLENGIYFLKLRNESNEESIFKVIKN; encoded by the coding sequence GTGAAAAGGATCATGAAAGAGGTGATGGACAAAATACCGACAATTAAAATCTTGATTTTAAGCCTGTTTATGCTTGCTGGCCACCAAGGTTTCTCCGCTGTTTGCAACATTAGCGGCTGGGTAAAACAGTCTGGTCAGATCAAAATCAACCATGCTGTATACTTTACAGGACAAAACGTGGATACGGTAGTATACACTGACAATGCCGGAAATTACTCGCTTACCTTCCAAGCTTATAATGACTTTGAGTCCTTCGATGTTTATACCATCGACTGTATTAGAGACACGGTAACCCGGAGTTTCGAATACCAGAATGGAATCACTAATTATACCAAGAATTTTGATCTGTGCCCTTCTGGAAACCGGGTTTATATCAGTGGAACCGTTTTGAATAATGGAAGTCCAGCTGAAGGCGTTGTGGTCAGTTTCTATGTCAACCAGACTTATAAACTTATTGGAAACGCCATTACGGCCAAGGATGGAACCTACAGCCAAACGTTTAATACAGGAATTCATAAATCCGGTGTCATTTTCTCCAAATTGACTGATTGCTACGGCTCAATTGTCATGCAAAACTGGCTTTTTGAAACCCGCGATAGTATTCAAATCGATTACGAGAGTTGCCGAACAGATCCCTTTCCTTTTATTGGAGGTAGAATCTTAAACGACGGCTTACCTGTTTATGCCAACGAAGTGGATGTGCACCTATTCCGTTACCAGGCTTCTACCCAAAGTTTGGTTTGGGAAGCCTCCCAGCCTGTTGGTCATGGTGGAAGCTATTTGTTTTCGATTCGCGAATCAGGAAGCTTTCTGGTGAAAGCCATACCCGCTTCCGCTCAACACCGGTTACTGCCTGAATACTATGGTGATGTCAATTATTGGGATGAAGCTCAGATCATCAAGATCAATGGTAATCCTGAGCCTGAATTAGATATTCATTTGGATGAGTTCCACCCTTTAAATGGAACCAGCAGCATTCGTGGTGTCATTAACTACTACCCTATCCAACAATCGGGATCTCCGATGAGTGAAGTTCCGGTTTTGCTTCTCAACAGCATGAAAGAGCCTATGGCCTTCTCCAAAAGCAATAGTGATGGTCAATTTGAGTTTGATGGCCTCACTTCTGGTCAGTACTATTTGGTGTATGATCAAGTGGGTATTCCTTATCATCCATATCCCGTTTACATCGCTAAATCAGGAATGCACTTGACTGGTGTGGAAATGGTTGTAACTCCTTTGGGTAGTGGCCTATCGGGAGCTCTAAGCACTGAAGCTGAGGAACAAAAAGAATTTAACATTAGGGTTTATCCAAACCCTACCCAGGGTAAATTACGTGTATTATTACAGGGAGCCGGCACTGTGGAAGGCGAATTGGTTGCCATGAACGGACAAGTGAAGATGATTGTTGATTCTTTCACTGGAGTTCAAATGGAGCTGGATTTAACTACCCTGGAAAATGGAATTTACTTCCTGAAACTTAGAAACGAAAGCAACGAAGAGAGCATATTCAAGGTTATTAAAAATTAA
- a CDS encoding aldehyde dehydrogenase family protein, protein MDQNEIKEVLGQLGLGDKNGGTSTGENWMDSGSYLTSFSPINGEKIGEVSTTTREQYEATIEKASEAFKIWSSMPAPKRGEIVRQFGEKLRQYKEPLGKLVTYEMGKSYQEGLGEVQEMIDICDFAVGLSRQLYGLSMHSERPGHRMYEQWHPLGIVGTISAFNFPVAVWCWNSAIAWVCGDVLVWKPSEKAPMCGVACQKIIAEVLAENNLPEGISCLINGDREVGEWMTADTRVPLVSATGSTRMGKEVGAAVAQRLGRSLLELGGNNAIIITPDADLNLAITGTVFGAVGTCGQRCTSTRRLIIHDSIYNKVKDSLVHAYGQLKIGNPLDETNHVGPLIDQDAVKAYSAALEAAVSQGGTLAVEGGVLSGEGYEGGCYVKPAIVEAENSMDIVQAETFAPILYLIKYSDLNEAIAIQNGVKQGLSSSIMTTNMREAERFLSQGGSDCGIANVNIGTSGAEIGGAFGGEKETGGGRESGSDSWKAYMRRQTNTINYTSDIPLAQGIQFNL, encoded by the coding sequence ATGGATCAAAACGAGATAAAAGAAGTACTCGGCCAGTTAGGCTTAGGAGACAAAAATGGTGGAACTTCTACTGGCGAAAATTGGATGGATAGTGGATCATACCTAACGTCTTTTTCTCCAATCAACGGAGAGAAAATCGGTGAGGTAAGCACAACTACCCGTGAGCAGTATGAAGCAACGATAGAAAAGGCGTCAGAGGCGTTCAAAATTTGGAGCTCTATGCCCGCACCTAAAAGAGGTGAGATCGTTCGTCAATTTGGAGAAAAACTACGTCAGTATAAAGAACCACTTGGAAAGCTGGTTACCTATGAAATGGGTAAGTCTTACCAGGAAGGATTGGGTGAAGTTCAGGAGATGATCGACATCTGCGATTTTGCTGTAGGTCTTTCTCGCCAGTTGTATGGACTTTCTATGCACTCTGAGCGTCCAGGTCACCGTATGTATGAGCAGTGGCATCCACTTGGAATTGTGGGAACCATTTCAGCATTCAACTTTCCGGTAGCCGTATGGTGCTGGAACAGTGCTATTGCCTGGGTTTGTGGTGATGTTTTGGTTTGGAAGCCGTCTGAAAAAGCACCAATGTGTGGTGTGGCTTGCCAAAAGATTATTGCAGAAGTATTGGCTGAAAACAACCTTCCGGAAGGAATTAGCTGCTTGATCAACGGAGATCGTGAAGTGGGAGAATGGATGACTGCTGATACTCGCGTTCCTTTGGTTTCGGCTACTGGATCTACCCGCATGGGTAAAGAAGTTGGAGCAGCCGTTGCTCAGCGCTTAGGTCGTTCTTTGCTCGAGTTAGGAGGAAACAACGCAATTATCATTACCCCAGATGCTGATTTGAATTTGGCGATTACGGGTACTGTATTTGGCGCCGTTGGAACTTGTGGTCAGCGATGCACCTCTACCCGTCGATTAATCATTCACGATAGCATTTACAATAAGGTAAAAGACAGTTTGGTTCACGCCTATGGTCAGCTGAAAATTGGAAACCCATTGGATGAAACAAACCATGTTGGTCCATTGATTGATCAAGATGCGGTTAAAGCTTACTCAGCTGCTTTGGAAGCTGCCGTGAGTCAAGGAGGTACTTTGGCTGTTGAAGGTGGTGTATTGTCCGGTGAAGGTTACGAAGGCGGATGCTATGTAAAGCCAGCCATCGTTGAAGCAGAAAATAGCATGGACATTGTTCAGGCAGAAACGTTTGCTCCAATCCTATACTTGATTAAGTACAGTGATTTGAACGAAGCTATTGCTATCCAAAACGGAGTTAAACAAGGATTGTCTTCTTCCATCATGACTACGAACATGAGAGAAGCGGAGCGTTTCCTTTCCCAAGGAGGTTCTGACTGTGGTATTGCTAACGTAAATATTGGTACTTCGGGTGCTGAAATCGGTGGAGCCTTTGGTGGTGAAAAAGAAACCGGTGGAGGTCGTGAATCAGGATCTGATTCTTGGAAAGCCTACATGCGTAGACAAACAAACACGATTAACTATACCAGTGATATTCCACTGGCTCAAGGGATTCAATTTAATCTCTAA
- a CDS encoding HupE/UreJ family protein has protein sequence MSTFNVYFGIGVDHILSADGLDHILFILLLGLGYSLHQWKRALGLVTAFTLAHSLTLMLATFQWIQVSAELVEFLIPVTISITALFQLVTSFRSTKTSWSFLTQYALVASFGLLHGMGFSNLLASLLNDSGDLVVSLFAFNVGIEVGQLVIVGAVLLINFLVHRLKWVPMDRWTAILAGGVFLFSLSYYF, from the coding sequence ATGAGCACCTTTAACGTCTATTTCGGCATCGGGGTCGACCACATCCTTTCGGCTGATGGCTTGGACCATATTCTTTTCATCCTTTTATTGGGTCTGGGGTATTCCCTTCATCAATGGAAGCGTGCCCTTGGTTTGGTTACGGCATTTACCCTTGCTCATAGTTTAACCCTAATGCTGGCCACTTTTCAATGGATCCAGGTTTCCGCAGAGCTGGTTGAGTTTTTGATTCCGGTGACTATTTCCATAACCGCCTTGTTTCAATTGGTGACCAGTTTTAGATCCACGAAAACCTCATGGTCATTCCTCACTCAATATGCCTTGGTAGCCTCTTTTGGTTTACTTCACGGAATGGGGTTTTCCAATTTGCTTGCCAGTCTTCTCAACGATAGTGGCGACCTCGTGGTATCACTTTTCGCATTCAACGTGGGCATTGAGGTTGGTCAATTAGTCATTGTTGGGGCCGTATTATTGATTAATTTTCTGGTTCATCGTTTGAAATGGGTCCCCATGGATCGATGGACTGCAATCCTTGCTGGAGGCGTGTTTTTGTTTTCGCTGTCCTACTATTTTTAA
- a CDS encoding (4Fe-4S)-binding protein: MSKREITKHYENEDIRITWKPSTCIHSTICWKGLIQVFNPKDRPWVKLDGASSERIAQQIDQCPSQALSYEWKKAPQNTDASKPDVKLTTAKIAGKTPVVLDLEAGKPHAWCACGLSENQPWCNGAHKGTSHKPLVFKEEKTQTRALCMCKRTSSPPFCDGSHNHLD, translated from the coding sequence ATGTCAAAGCGGGAAATCACAAAACACTACGAAAACGAAGATATCCGGATCACCTGGAAACCTTCTACATGCATTCACTCTACTATTTGTTGGAAAGGACTTATCCAGGTCTTCAACCCTAAGGATCGACCTTGGGTTAAATTGGATGGCGCCTCCTCTGAAAGAATTGCCCAGCAAATTGATCAATGCCCTTCCCAAGCCTTATCCTATGAGTGGAAAAAAGCGCCTCAAAATACAGATGCATCAAAACCGGATGTTAAACTCACCACCGCAAAAATTGCTGGAAAAACGCCCGTTGTTCTCGATTTAGAGGCAGGGAAACCCCATGCCTGGTGTGCGTGTGGGTTATCAGAAAATCAGCCTTGGTGTAACGGAGCACATAAAGGAACCTCACACAAACCTTTGGTGTTTAAGGAAGAGAAAACTCAGACACGAGCCTTATGTATGTGTAAAAGGACATCCAGCCCGCCCTTTTGTGATGGATCTCACAACCACCTGGACTAA
- a CDS encoding RNA polymerase sigma factor, giving the protein MTISPKILKAAARGDRRAQKKLYELSFDMLMGICMRYKTNQEDGVAILNDAYLKILNNLENLNPKIPYEAWAKRITINCCINDYRKQKHSPEYIYMEKEAMLDHFVRVEDDDWEESQLVSVEKLKELLNELPDSSQEVFQLYVLEGYNHREIAEILGISEGTSKWHLNNARKILRRLLKDNLNINRRVAL; this is encoded by the coding sequence ATGACAATAAGTCCCAAAATATTAAAAGCTGCTGCACGAGGCGATCGACGCGCTCAGAAGAAGCTTTATGAGCTCAGCTTTGACATGCTGATGGGGATTTGTATGCGCTACAAGACTAACCAGGAAGACGGAGTTGCCATCCTAAACGATGCCTACCTCAAAATCCTGAATAACCTCGAAAACCTCAACCCCAAGATTCCTTACGAAGCCTGGGCCAAAAGAATTACCATCAATTGCTGCATTAATGATTACCGCAAACAAAAGCATTCTCCGGAATACATCTACATGGAGAAAGAAGCGATGCTGGATCATTTTGTACGGGTGGAAGATGACGATTGGGAAGAATCTCAATTGGTCTCTGTAGAAAAGTTGAAGGAGTTACTCAATGAACTTCCTGACAGTTCGCAGGAAGTATTCCAGCTTTACGTACTCGAAGGTTACAACCACCGGGAGATTGCTGAAATTTTGGGAATTTCTGAAGGAACATCAAAGTGGCACCTAAACAATGCCCGTAAAATATTAAGAAGACTGTTAAAGGATAACCTAAACATAAACCGAAGAGTGGCCTTATGA
- a CDS encoding outer membrane beta-barrel protein, whose translation MSDRNIDNAYKKAFPKQEYSYKPEYWAQMEASMGPAAPRVPSWWWKAASAVLAVATTASVWFWNSNEQGPVLADKNQTQVESTSVQNANNSSNEELNSKSVASAPAAATLSEGKTSLSSGIESTSAQAESASMDQVEQTSEARSEGSHSIQPDKASKASSLFSKEKQSKSVQKAAIQQAGFALSSPKKSNQQQAVLGAGSSSLAQAERFSSTSESESAIANVEVNETVANDNALPRMPFRDATLFAEGAILSPDLSTSQSSASNIARNPFKMPKLHFYFGASAGYSMLNNDNNLLITPSGNYRDLTMDMYRNQSMEVGVDFGVKYRNFLVQSGLKYSNLSQAYEMNFIALSEQVDMDISERRVIKETLPSPNSKLIIVPGPDNTFDYRIDTVYDTAWAIHVDTNYFSAVVAENQMYRSSYTIDYAQIPLYIGYELPLKDFYLHLSTGMDMAVLVSATGTVYDPETQSVIAQLDKSELNPVLWKYRLNLGIGYNVNDRVSLYLNPSYSRSLNTAYKEDHSYSGQFSGYGLNAGLRYQF comes from the coding sequence ATGAGCGACCGCAATATAGATAACGCGTATAAGAAGGCTTTTCCCAAGCAGGAATATAGCTACAAGCCTGAGTACTGGGCGCAAATGGAAGCTTCCATGGGCCCGGCTGCACCTCGAGTACCCTCTTGGTGGTGGAAGGCTGCCTCTGCTGTATTGGCAGTGGCAACTACGGCCTCCGTTTGGTTCTGGAACTCAAACGAACAAGGTCCCGTATTGGCTGATAAGAACCAGACTCAAGTTGAGTCTACCTCGGTTCAAAACGCCAATAATTCTTCCAACGAAGAATTGAATTCTAAATCTGTTGCCTCGGCACCGGCTGCGGCAACGCTATCAGAAGGTAAAACTTCATTATCCTCGGGTATTGAAAGTACTTCAGCTCAAGCAGAATCGGCATCCATGGATCAGGTTGAGCAGACGTCAGAAGCCCGATCAGAGGGTAGTCATTCTATTCAACCGGATAAGGCGTCCAAGGCATCGAGCCTTTTCTCGAAAGAGAAACAATCGAAATCGGTGCAAAAAGCAGCTATTCAGCAGGCTGGATTTGCTTTATCTTCTCCAAAGAAAAGTAATCAGCAGCAAGCCGTACTTGGCGCTGGAAGCTCCTCTCTTGCCCAGGCCGAACGTTTCTCATCCACTTCTGAAAGCGAAAGCGCTATTGCGAATGTTGAGGTTAATGAAACTGTAGCCAATGACAATGCTCTTCCAAGAATGCCATTTAGAGATGCAACTCTATTTGCCGAGGGAGCGATTTTAAGCCCTGATTTAAGCACTTCACAGTCATCGGCGTCTAACATTGCCAGAAACCCCTTCAAGATGCCTAAACTGCACTTCTATTTTGGTGCAAGCGCTGGGTATTCTATGTTGAACAACGACAACAATCTTTTGATTACCCCATCTGGTAATTATAGAGATCTGACCATGGACATGTATCGGAACCAATCGATGGAAGTTGGAGTTGATTTTGGTGTGAAGTACCGCAACTTCTTGGTTCAATCTGGGTTGAAATATTCAAACTTAAGTCAGGCCTATGAAATGAACTTCATTGCCTTGTCTGAACAAGTTGATATGGATATCAGCGAGCGTCGAGTGATTAAAGAGACTTTGCCAAGCCCAAATTCAAAGCTTATCATTGTTCCTGGTCCTGATAATACGTTTGATTACCGCATTGACACGGTTTATGATACGGCTTGGGCTATCCATGTTGATACCAATTACTTCAGCGCTGTAGTAGCCGAAAATCAAATGTATCGCTCCTCCTATACCATTGACTATGCTCAGATCCCTCTATACATTGGATATGAGCTGCCTTTGAAGGACTTTTACCTTCATTTGAGTACAGGAATGGATATGGCGGTATTGGTGAGCGCTACGGGAACCGTATACGATCCAGAAACCCAAAGCGTCATTGCTCAACTGGACAAATCTGAATTGAACCCAGTCCTTTGGAAGTATCGCTTGAATTTGGGAATTGGGTATAACGTGAATGATCGTGTGAGCCTTTATTTGAATCCTTCCTATTCTCGTAGCTTAAACACGGCTTACAAAGAGGATCATTCCTACTCTGGACAATTCTCAGGTTACGGCCTGAATGCTGGTCTTCGTTACCAGTTTTAA